From a region of the Candidatus Nezhaarchaeales archaeon genome:
- a CDS encoding M48 family metalloprotease: MEAEVGLIKSKAVDAGATILPYRVVVLSGLLEALTPSEIEAVFEYECSHLKHMHHLKIMAAHALPTAALMLTLPPQLVPLALTPFIILITQLIVKRSHKPTPSNEGTYSKPKALRRANEGLERARPDRGLMRAPMNP; encoded by the coding sequence CTGGAGGCCGAGGTAGGCTTAATTAAGTCTAAGGCCGTTGACGCGGGCGCAACCATCCTGCCCTACAGGGTCGTGGTTCTAAGCGGGCTCCTCGAAGCATTAACCCCAAGCGAGATAGAGGCGGTCTTCGAGTACGAGTGCAGCCACCTCAAACACATGCACCACCTAAAGATCATGGCCGCCCACGCCCTCCCGACGGCGGCGCTAATGTTAACGCTCCCGCCACAGCTCGTCCCCCTAGCTCTAACACCCTTCATCATCCTCATCACGCAGCTAATAGTTAAACGCAGCCATAAACCTACACCTTCAAATGAAGGCACTTACTCCAAGCCCAAGGCTCTTCGACGGGCTAATGAAGGCTTAGAGAGGGCTCGCCCCGACAGGGGGCTGATGAGGGCTCCTATGAACCCTTGA
- a CDS encoding AbrB/MazE/SpoVT family DNA-binding domain-containing protein: MSKTIVSKKGQVVIPKQARDKLGLTPGTVLKIQVEGKRIILEPLQELPKEAFIRAGPKITEPLLHEAKRTSDKTQRLLKDLGVPLE; this comes from the coding sequence TTGTCAAAAACCATAGTCTCCAAGAAGGGGCAAGTCGTTATTCCTAAGCAAGCCAGAGACAAACTCGGCCTAACCCCAGGCACTGTTCTCAAGATACAAGTCGAAGGAAAAAGAATAATCTTAGAGCCTTTGCAAGAACTCCCGAAAGAAGCCTTCATTCGAGCAGGCCCAAAAATCACAGAGCCATTGCTACATGAAGCGAAAAGGACAAGCGACAAAACGCAAAGACTTCTCAAAGACCTCGGTGTTCCACTTGAGTAA